In Acaryochloris marina S15, a single genomic region encodes these proteins:
- a CDS encoding glycoside hydrolase family 13 protein, protein MQIYTPDWVKNAVFYQIFPDRFAFRPHSSIPSQVNWESWHAPPTVQGYKGGNLWGIIDRLDYLADLGITALYLTPIFQSACNHRYHTHDYYQVDPILGGNEALTALLTAAHEHQIKVVLDGVFNHASRGFFFFNDILENGPHSPWVDWFRIEGWPVAAYQGSKPANYVGWSGNRALPQFNHDHPDVREYIMQIAEYWIKQGVDGWRLDVPNEIQVPEFWQEFRDRVKGINPEAYIVGEIWDNAQPWLQGDQFDGVMNYQFRQATIAFAAGDRVDIDYTTQPTYAPYPALEASEYQQRIQDLLTWYPWDIQLTQLNLLSSHDTARLLSMVHLDYSTIELATLLLLTFPGAPCIYYGDEVGLPGGIDPDCRRSFPEEADWHLPLQAMHKQLIQIRHQHAALRTGQYQVLLATDETYVFSRSLAEEVLIVAINTSTESSSITVDLSPLPQSISKLDCIYGTPKVSEVNSTTTLELPGRQGSIMIASFE, encoded by the coding sequence ATGCAGATTTATACGCCTGATTGGGTTAAAAATGCTGTCTTTTATCAGATTTTCCCTGATCGTTTCGCTTTCCGCCCACATTCCTCTATTCCGTCCCAAGTAAATTGGGAGTCTTGGCACGCACCGCCTACCGTCCAAGGATATAAAGGGGGAAATTTGTGGGGGATTATTGATCGTCTCGATTATTTAGCTGATTTAGGCATCACAGCGCTCTATCTAACACCCATTTTTCAATCGGCGTGTAATCATCGGTATCACACCCATGATTATTACCAAGTAGACCCCATTTTAGGCGGGAATGAAGCACTTACTGCTTTGTTAACAGCAGCCCACGAACACCAAATTAAGGTGGTACTGGATGGTGTCTTTAATCATGCCAGCCGAGGATTTTTCTTTTTTAACGACATCTTAGAAAATGGCCCTCACTCACCTTGGGTGGACTGGTTTCGAATTGAGGGCTGGCCTGTTGCAGCATATCAAGGTAGCAAGCCTGCTAATTATGTGGGTTGGAGTGGCAATCGAGCCTTGCCCCAGTTCAACCATGACCACCCCGATGTGCGTGAGTACATTATGCAAATTGCGGAGTACTGGATAAAACAAGGCGTTGATGGGTGGCGCTTAGATGTGCCCAATGAAATTCAAGTCCCTGAATTTTGGCAAGAATTTCGCGATCGCGTCAAAGGTATCAACCCAGAAGCCTATATTGTGGGCGAGATCTGGGATAATGCCCAGCCCTGGCTACAAGGTGACCAATTTGATGGGGTGATGAACTACCAGTTTCGGCAGGCCACTATCGCTTTTGCCGCAGGCGATCGAGTGGATATAGACTATACAACTCAACCGACCTATGCGCCTTATCCCGCCCTGGAGGCATCAGAATATCAGCAACGAATTCAGGACTTACTGACCTGGTATCCCTGGGACATTCAACTGACCCAACTTAACTTACTGTCCAGCCATGATACGGCTCGACTGCTGTCGATGGTGCATTTGGACTACAGCACCATAGAACTGGCAACACTCCTGTTGCTAACCTTTCCCGGTGCTCCTTGCATCTATTACGGGGATGAAGTGGGGCTCCCAGGCGGAATCGATCCTGATTGCCGTCGCAGTTTTCCTGAAGAGGCCGATTGGCATCTCCCATTACAAGCCATGCACAAACAGCTGATTCAAATCCGGCACCAACATGCTGCTCTCAGAACTGGCCAATACCAAGTTTTACTGGCTACGGATGAGACCTATGTCTTTAGCCGTTCTTTGGCAGAAGAAGTGCTGATTGTAGCTATCAATACTAGTACTGAGTCTAGTTCGATCACCGTCGACCTCAGCCCGTTACCCCAATCTATTTCAAAACTGGACTGTATCTACGGAA
- a CDS encoding M23 family metallopeptidase yields MMHRSLSLRTHLRSTSLLCLGSWLSLPLGLGVLSLNQRAQAIDLESPAITETAPISPAAPPVDTFIDPPEPAWEPAPVAPPVPSIPEPIALPETPVQAAPTAPAISPQVMPQVADRPAIAPTNTDSSTYSITHAPVPVETTSTPTSHKTVLSGSISGCKASLNIDPVLAATLCGPAIQTAQKPTIPIRQYTPVASAPTYSTYSYQPPQQPAPKWTGYSPSYIPKTAPTPWVKGAPVSLSPLAKTSPSIKRLSSSPNPLKWLVPNRQQMIFPLPMPASITSAFGWRTHPISGQTSFHAGTDLAAPTGTPVLATFPGQVQTTGFMGGYGLAILLQHQDGQLATRYAHLSKIYVQPGQWISQGTIIGLVGSTGNSTGPHLHFETLKRQNKRMVAFDSGIQLKVSLAELIKAMQTAKVPPKSQS; encoded by the coding sequence ATGATGCATCGCTCACTCTCGCTCCGAACTCACCTTCGGTCAACATCTCTGTTGTGCCTGGGTAGCTGGCTAAGCCTTCCCCTTGGCTTGGGAGTTCTGTCTCTAAATCAGCGAGCCCAAGCGATTGATCTTGAGAGTCCGGCCATCACAGAAACAGCCCCCATCTCTCCTGCAGCACCACCCGTCGACACATTTATCGATCCACCTGAACCTGCTTGGGAACCAGCGCCTGTCGCACCACCTGTACCATCTATCCCTGAGCCCATTGCCTTACCTGAAACACCTGTCCAGGCTGCTCCAACAGCTCCAGCCATATCACCACAAGTCATGCCGCAGGTAGCTGACCGTCCTGCCATCGCCCCCACAAATACAGATTCCAGCACTTATTCCATCACCCATGCCCCGGTGCCGGTAGAGACCACATCGACCCCGACCTCGCATAAGACCGTTCTATCGGGTAGCATTTCGGGTTGTAAAGCAAGCCTCAACATTGATCCAGTCCTCGCAGCAACCCTGTGTGGCCCTGCGATTCAAACAGCCCAGAAACCCACAATCCCGATTCGTCAATATACTCCTGTTGCTTCAGCTCCAACCTATTCGACCTATTCTTATCAACCACCACAACAGCCTGCCCCCAAGTGGACAGGCTATTCTCCGTCCTATATCCCCAAGACTGCCCCAACTCCCTGGGTTAAAGGTGCTCCGGTCTCTTTGAGTCCTTTAGCAAAAACCTCTCCCTCGATTAAACGGCTGTCTTCCTCTCCCAACCCCCTAAAGTGGCTCGTTCCAAATCGGCAACAGATGATCTTTCCGTTGCCCATGCCCGCCTCCATCACTTCAGCCTTTGGTTGGCGGACTCACCCGATCTCAGGCCAAACTAGTTTCCATGCTGGCACTGACTTGGCAGCACCAACAGGCACACCTGTTCTAGCGACGTTTCCTGGTCAAGTCCAAACCACAGGTTTTATGGGTGGCTATGGCTTAGCAATTCTACTGCAACACCAAGATGGGCAACTGGCGACCCGTTATGCTCACCTATCCAAGATTTATGTCCAGCCCGGTCAATGGATTTCTCAAGGAACCATCATTGGATTAGTGGGGAGTACCGGAAATTCCACTGGCCCTCACCTGCACTTCGAGACGTTAAAGCGCCAAAATAAGCGCATGGTCGCATTTGATTCTGGCATTCAGCTCAAAGTCTCTCTGGCAGAATTAATTAAAGCGATGCAAACAGCAAAAGTCCCTCCCAAATCTCAAAGCTAA
- a CDS encoding biotin--[acetyl-CoA-carboxylase] ligase, translated as MGFDQQAFQTHLTTQAWGRPLHHFEILDSTNTKLWEMIKQGATPGTAIVAAQQQAGRGQRGRTWDSSLGGLYLSVAIAPRIPADQTVQITVATIWGLATLLRQHHIPVWLKWPNDLLVLGKKFGGILIETSLQDQQVQTAVLGIGLNWQNPVPDQAINLATIAEQLPAQNRSPIHSLEELTALTLLGLENGYLFWQTQGIHKLLPDYLDLIKIYPKASQPIRQDLAKRLGL; from the coding sequence GTGGGATTTGACCAACAAGCCTTTCAGACTCATCTAACGACCCAAGCCTGGGGGCGGCCTCTCCATCACTTTGAGATCCTTGACTCCACCAATACAAAGCTCTGGGAAATGATTAAACAGGGGGCAACACCTGGAACGGCCATCGTTGCAGCCCAGCAGCAAGCCGGTCGGGGCCAGCGAGGACGGACTTGGGACTCTTCTCTGGGGGGACTGTATCTGTCGGTTGCGATCGCACCTCGTATCCCCGCCGATCAAACCGTCCAAATCACCGTGGCCACCATTTGGGGACTGGCTACCCTGCTGCGACAGCATCACATCCCAGTGTGGCTCAAGTGGCCCAATGACCTGCTAGTGCTGGGGAAAAAGTTTGGGGGTATCCTAATCGAAACCAGCCTTCAAGATCAACAGGTTCAAACAGCAGTGCTCGGCATTGGCCTGAATTGGCAAAATCCAGTCCCAGATCAAGCCATCAACCTAGCAACCATTGCTGAACAGTTACCTGCACAAAATAGATCTCCGATTCATTCCCTAGAAGAATTAACCGCCCTCACCTTATTAGGTCTAGAAAATGGCTATCTTTTTTGGCAAACCCAAGGCATCCATAAATTACTGCCAGATTATTTAGATCTAATTAAAATTTATCCCAAAGCCAGTCAACCCATCCGCCAAGATTTAGCAAAACGTCTAGGGTTATGA
- the pgeF gene encoding peptidoglycan editing factor PgeF — protein MHTWNWRTCEGRSYLTCSLLEPWPHGFFTREFWPRPPAELALVLKADAQTFRVKQVHGNAILNPTEVQAYWDQLPSQAAETDEAVSEFPPADGLISQNKNQAVWVCTADCTPVLIADTRLGHVAAVHAGWRGTAAKIVPMALTRLQEQGSQLKDIRVAMGPAIAGEMYQVDTEVAAQVGSTVVDPHLSEQSAEVIAEHLLQVEHSPLIADSESGRVRLDVRRVNAMQLEQMGVLPDQVAIATHCTYQDPDKFFSYRREHRKQVQWSGIVSC, from the coding sequence ATGCATACCTGGAATTGGCGCACCTGTGAGGGTCGCTCTTACTTAACGTGTAGTTTGCTGGAGCCTTGGCCCCATGGCTTTTTCACCCGAGAATTTTGGCCTAGGCCCCCGGCTGAGTTGGCCCTGGTGCTGAAAGCAGATGCTCAAACCTTTCGTGTTAAACAGGTGCATGGCAATGCAATCTTAAACCCCACGGAAGTTCAAGCCTATTGGGACCAGTTGCCGTCTCAGGCTGCTGAAACAGATGAAGCGGTATCAGAATTCCCTCCTGCGGATGGCCTGATCAGCCAGAATAAAAACCAGGCTGTTTGGGTTTGTACGGCCGACTGCACCCCCGTATTGATTGCGGATACTCGCTTGGGTCATGTTGCGGCTGTCCATGCCGGATGGCGGGGAACGGCTGCCAAGATTGTGCCCATGGCTCTGACTCGTCTGCAAGAACAGGGGAGTCAGCTCAAAGATATTCGAGTGGCAATGGGACCTGCGATCGCAGGTGAGATGTATCAAGTCGATACGGAGGTTGCCGCTCAAGTCGGTAGTACCGTCGTCGACCCCCATCTTTCTGAGCAGTCTGCTGAAGTCATTGCTGAGCATCTTTTACAAGTTGAACACTCCCCGCTGATTGCCGATTCAGAGTCGGGACGAGTGCGATTAGATGTGCGGCGGGTGAATGCCATGCAGTTAGAGCAGATGGGGGTGCTGCCAGACCAGGTTGCGATCGCAACCCATTGCACCTATCAAGATCCCGATAAATTCTTTTCCTATCGGCGAGAACATCGGAAACAAGTTCAGTGGTCAGGTATCGTTAGTTGCTAG
- a CDS encoding DUF5942 domain-containing protein, protein MKKWLLLLLFIAGFSWAISNFQGLSAQGQYDSLVFDFKESLTTAEIERQVNSLSEQFQTKLTYNSQFSLNDHVFIAKGDQQLLNAVKKSGISEFTEFVEPNYAYQTSFSPNDPDFDQQWNLKSINMEAAWQASRGRGTTVAVIDTGIAPVADLKRTRLVPGYDFVNDRANATDDNGHGTHVAGTIAQSTNNNFGVAGIAYEAQLMPLKVLSRGGSGTVADIAESIRFAADNGADVINMSLGGGGESELMREAIEYAHKKGVVIVAAAGNAARSAVEFPARYPHVIGVSALDAEGQKAPYSNYGAGVDISAPGGSLRDNNGLGGILQNTINPRDGSSIFAAFQGTSMAAPHVAGVAALIRSIGVQNPDQVEQVLKQSAAAVKDDASNYFGTGKLDASKAVSLAAQKSFGFNGFMGWLRNGLFLGPRFWFDARAVNWGYKLLMLAVAAVLASLFRLPWNWPMGLGLILGSTGLFILRCFHLVDLPHWPLRVVGSSLPELGSAIQGTNALNPLTANVLMALALIVLFLSHPQLKWLALGGSVGMTACLGVSAFMAPQVVWLGSTAVAQGFLAINALLCLALVYLASKSATRSA, encoded by the coding sequence ATGAAAAAATGGCTGCTGCTGCTACTGTTTATAGCGGGTTTCAGTTGGGCGATCTCAAATTTCCAAGGGCTATCTGCTCAGGGACAATATGATTCCCTAGTATTTGACTTCAAAGAATCTCTCACAACGGCAGAGATTGAAAGGCAGGTCAATTCTTTATCAGAGCAATTCCAAACTAAATTGACCTATAACAGTCAGTTCTCCTTAAATGACCATGTGTTCATTGCCAAGGGAGATCAACAGCTCCTCAACGCGGTTAAAAAATCTGGTATTAGCGAATTTACCGAATTTGTTGAACCCAACTATGCTTACCAGACTTCGTTCAGTCCCAACGATCCAGATTTTGATCAGCAGTGGAACCTCAAAAGCATCAACATGGAGGCAGCCTGGCAAGCTAGTCGGGGGCGAGGCACAACCGTTGCCGTGATTGATACAGGTATCGCTCCCGTTGCTGATTTAAAGCGGACTCGCCTTGTACCTGGCTATGACTTTGTCAACGATCGGGCCAATGCAACCGATGATAATGGCCATGGCACCCATGTAGCAGGCACCATCGCGCAATCCACCAATAATAACTTTGGCGTCGCGGGTATCGCTTATGAAGCTCAGCTAATGCCCTTAAAAGTTTTAAGTCGGGGTGGTTCGGGCACTGTAGCGGATATTGCGGAATCCATTCGCTTTGCAGCTGACAACGGAGCCGACGTCATCAATATGAGCCTGGGCGGGGGGGGTGAAAGTGAACTGATGCGAGAAGCCATTGAATATGCCCATAAAAAAGGTGTAGTGATTGTGGCCGCTGCGGGTAATGCGGCCAGAAGTGCCGTGGAATTTCCGGCCCGTTATCCCCATGTCATTGGCGTCTCTGCCCTGGATGCTGAAGGCCAGAAAGCACCTTACTCCAATTACGGTGCCGGGGTCGATATTTCAGCCCCTGGGGGCTCCCTCAGAGACAATAATGGCTTGGGCGGTATTCTGCAAAATACCATCAATCCCCGAGATGGCTCTTCCATCTTTGCCGCCTTCCAAGGAACCAGCATGGCTGCCCCCCATGTGGCTGGTGTCGCTGCCTTAATTCGATCCATTGGGGTCCAAAATCCTGATCAAGTCGAACAAGTCCTCAAGCAGTCTGCAGCTGCTGTCAAAGATGATGCCTCCAACTACTTTGGTACGGGTAAATTAGACGCTAGCAAGGCCGTCAGCTTAGCCGCTCAAAAAAGTTTTGGGTTTAATGGCTTTATGGGATGGCTGCGTAATGGCTTATTCTTAGGGCCACGCTTCTGGTTCGACGCCAGAGCCGTCAACTGGGGCTATAAGCTGCTTATGCTAGCAGTTGCTGCCGTGCTCGCCTCCCTATTCCGCTTACCTTGGAATTGGCCAATGGGGTTAGGGCTAATTTTGGGCAGCACTGGCTTATTTATCCTCCGCTGTTTTCATCTCGTGGATCTTCCCCATTGGCCCCTTCGCGTTGTGGGAAGCTCCTTGCCAGAATTGGGCAGTGCGATTCAGGGCACTAATGCATTAAACCCTTTAACGGCTAATGTTTTGATGGCTTTAGCACTGATTGTCCTCTTCCTGAGCCATCCTCAGCTCAAGTGGTTAGCCCTTGGCGGTTCAGTGGGAATGACAGCCTGTCTAGGCGTCAGTGCGTTTATGGCCCCCCAAGTCGTCTGGTTAGGCAGCACAGCCGTTGCCCAGGGATTTTTAGCCATCAATGCTTTGCTCTGTTTAGCGTTGGTTTATCTAGCATCCAAATCCGCCACTCGTTCCGCATAA
- a CDS encoding LysR family transcriptional regulator, with translation MDKFDSMHAFTQVVDASGFAAASRKMGLSRSQVNKLVINLEDSLGIQLLQRTTRKVTPTKTGLAFYERCRAILAEVAEAEEAITQYQTQPKGTLRVNAPMSFGTKYLAPILPNFLTQHPDLKVELVLNDRFIDPIEEGFDISIRISAQPTTSSLIIHTLCPAPRVLCAAPAYLEQQGIPGNPDQLKNHSCLHYGYSAPLNQWELKGPNQTQSIRVQGTVCSNNGEVLRQAALKGLGIALLPHFLVGEDLKADRLQVVLSNYASPEIAVHILYPVSKHLSAKVQLFTEFLQSQLGQEPQLVDETGKN, from the coding sequence ATGGATAAATTCGACAGTATGCATGCTTTCACCCAAGTGGTCGATGCCAGTGGCTTTGCAGCAGCTTCTCGAAAAATGGGACTGTCACGATCGCAAGTCAATAAACTGGTGATTAACCTAGAGGACAGTTTAGGGATCCAGCTCTTACAGCGCACCACTCGCAAAGTGACACCCACAAAAACTGGTCTGGCTTTTTATGAGCGTTGTCGAGCCATCCTGGCAGAAGTGGCAGAGGCAGAAGAAGCCATTACCCAATACCAAACCCAGCCCAAAGGAACCCTAAGGGTCAATGCCCCTATGTCTTTTGGCACAAAGTACTTGGCCCCAATTCTCCCTAACTTCTTAACTCAACATCCAGACTTAAAGGTGGAATTAGTCCTGAATGATCGATTTATTGACCCGATCGAAGAAGGATTCGACATTAGCATTCGCATTTCTGCACAGCCAACAACTAGTAGCTTAATCATTCACACCCTTTGTCCTGCCCCCAGAGTGCTATGTGCTGCTCCCGCTTATCTTGAGCAACAGGGTATTCCTGGAAATCCCGATCAACTCAAGAACCATTCTTGCTTGCACTATGGCTACTCAGCCCCCCTCAATCAGTGGGAACTCAAGGGGCCAAATCAAACCCAGTCGATTCGAGTCCAAGGGACTGTCTGTTCGAATAATGGCGAAGTGCTACGACAGGCAGCTCTCAAAGGGTTGGGGATTGCACTTTTACCCCACTTTCTGGTGGGAGAAGATTTGAAAGCTGATCGCTTGCAAGTGGTTCTATCAAATTATGCAAGTCCTGAGATCGCAGTTCATATCCTATATCCCGTGAGCAAGCATCTTTCTGCCAAGGTGCAGTTGTTCACTGAGTTCTTACAATCACAACTTGGCCAAGAGCCACAACTGGTCGATGAGACAGGCAAGAACTAA
- a CDS encoding pirin family protein — protein MIDIRRGQERGSADLEWLKSYHTFSFGQYYDPRHMSFGPLRVINEDFIQPGQGFGTHSHKNMEIITYVLEGALEHKDSLGNGSIVKPGDVQRMTAGTGIQHSEYNPSLSEPVHLLQIWIVPDAEGLEPGYEQVHLSIDQQRNHLHLLGSRNSQQGVVTIHQKVDLYGAQLSQQGSVVHPLSAHRIAWLHVAKGVIQLNEKHDLMAGDAAAISDLHEIKVHGQSEDAEILLFDMVA, from the coding sequence ATGATCGATATTCGTCGAGGTCAAGAAAGAGGATCTGCAGACTTAGAGTGGCTCAAGAGCTATCACACTTTTTCCTTTGGCCAGTACTACGATCCTCGCCATATGAGCTTTGGACCCTTGCGAGTGATCAATGAAGATTTCATCCAGCCGGGGCAGGGGTTTGGAACCCATAGCCACAAAAATATGGAAATTATTACCTATGTGTTAGAGGGAGCTCTAGAGCATAAAGATAGTCTGGGAAATGGCTCCATCGTTAAACCTGGAGATGTTCAGAGAATGACAGCTGGCACAGGGATTCAACATAGTGAATATAATCCTTCCCTCTCTGAGCCGGTTCACCTATTGCAAATCTGGATAGTCCCTGATGCTGAAGGTTTAGAGCCTGGATATGAACAAGTTCATTTATCTATAGATCAACAAAGAAATCACTTACACCTGTTGGGTTCTAGAAACAGTCAGCAGGGAGTGGTCACCATTCATCAAAAAGTGGATTTATATGGGGCCCAGCTCAGCCAGCAAGGATCGGTTGTCCATCCGTTGTCAGCGCACCGAATCGCTTGGCTGCACGTTGCCAAAGGTGTAATTCAGCTTAATGAGAAGCATGATCTAATGGCGGGAGATGCTGCTGCCATTTCAGATCTCCATGAGATTAAAGTTCATGGACAGTCTGAAGACGCTGAAATCTTGTTATTCGACATGGTGGCCTAG
- a CDS encoding heme NO-binding domain-containing protein has protein sequence MYGLVNKAIQEMVCDHFGEEAWEAIRELSETKSENFISLESYPDDLTHRLVKSASQVLGISAAEIMEDFGKYWVKFTGQEGYGEMMNLAGDDLPEFLGNLDDLHSRLGVIFPKMQPPSFQCSDQEKQTLNLHYYSHRKGMAPMVSGLVEGLGERFDTEVEVTQVQDREQGADHDVFSVTYQP, from the coding sequence ATGTATGGCTTAGTGAATAAGGCCATTCAGGAAATGGTTTGTGACCATTTTGGTGAGGAGGCTTGGGAAGCGATAAGAGAGCTTTCAGAAACTAAATCTGAGAATTTTATTAGCTTAGAGAGTTATCCTGACGATTTGACCCATCGTTTGGTCAAGTCTGCCAGTCAAGTACTGGGAATATCTGCAGCTGAGATCATGGAAGACTTTGGGAAATATTGGGTTAAGTTTACAGGGCAAGAAGGTTATGGCGAAATGATGAACCTGGCGGGTGATGATTTGCCAGAGTTTTTGGGTAATCTTGATGACTTGCATAGTCGGCTTGGGGTAATTTTCCCCAAAATGCAACCGCCTTCCTTTCAATGTAGTGATCAGGAGAAGCAGACCTTAAACTTGCATTACTATTCCCATCGCAAGGGAATGGCTCCAATGGTATCAGGATTGGTGGAAGGACTAGGGGAACGATTTGATACAGAAGTAGAAGTAACCCAAGTCCAAGATCGAGAGCAGGGAGCTGATCACGATGTGTTCTCAGTCACCTACCAGCCATAG
- a CDS encoding ATP-binding protein, which yields MCSQSPTSHSHQTISLSHSLPPEQFATAFPFHFVLNSDLEIIQAGDSLQHLLPKICGSQFGQQFAIQRPPLSPDFASLSEPCRSLLILDCLAINMQLQGQMMYVSETNLIFFLGSLWVTEIHELKPLGLRLNHFAVHDRVSDFLFLLQAKNTALNEAHKLADERAQKLVAAKEMAETANLAKSTFLANMSHELRTPLNAILGFSQLLSRDSTLTAAHLHKLSIINNSGEHLLALLNDILEMSKIEAGQITLDPTNFNLHHFLEGLYNLFQQKVSSKKITLKFQFSKTVPQYIQADIKKLRQVLINLLGNAIKFTNEGQVDLKVSSRIYINDSYSVNVQEPTCLLTFSVEDTGPGVSEEDQEKIFHPFYQTEYGKQSHQGVHGTGLGLSISRQFVNLMGGELSVSSQLHEGATFSFSIPVKVSTASALVPTLEQRVLQVHPHQPIFRILVVEDHADNRCLLVTLLATIGFLVKSAQNGQEALEVCQEWRPHLVWMDIKMPLMDGLEATQRIRAMPQIPQPVIIALTANAFDEDKERALTCGCDDFLHKPCNETIILEKMTQHLGVKYLYEELTPPLTHCDSLSLPKRNDLKAQLLEVMSQSWLTQLQSRAISLDTDGIFDLLEDISPEYEHLKNLLASLANNYRCDVILELTQQ from the coding sequence ATGTGTTCTCAGTCACCTACCAGCCATAGTCATCAGACAATTTCCCTGAGCCATAGCTTACCGCCAGAGCAATTTGCCACCGCCTTTCCATTCCATTTCGTTCTAAATTCTGATTTAGAGATTATTCAAGCTGGAGACTCTCTTCAGCATTTACTCCCTAAAATTTGTGGGAGTCAGTTTGGACAGCAATTTGCTATTCAAAGACCCCCTTTGTCACCTGACTTTGCAAGTCTCAGCGAACCTTGCCGTTCATTGCTGATTTTGGATTGCCTTGCCATCAACATGCAGTTGCAAGGGCAAATGATGTATGTTTCTGAGACTAATTTAATTTTCTTCCTGGGGTCTCTCTGGGTAACAGAAATCCATGAACTCAAACCTCTTGGATTACGGTTAAATCATTTTGCTGTTCATGATCGGGTCTCAGATTTTCTATTTCTTCTACAGGCAAAAAATACAGCTTTAAATGAAGCTCATAAGTTAGCAGATGAACGGGCTCAAAAGTTGGTGGCGGCTAAGGAGATGGCTGAAACTGCTAACTTAGCTAAAAGCACCTTTCTTGCCAATATGAGCCATGAATTGAGAACTCCTCTGAATGCAATTTTGGGGTTTTCGCAATTATTGAGTCGGGATTCAACCTTGACTGCTGCTCATCTTCATAAACTAAGTATTATCAATAATAGTGGTGAACATCTTCTAGCTCTGCTTAACGATATTTTAGAAATGTCGAAAATTGAGGCTGGACAGATCACCCTAGATCCAACTAATTTTAACCTTCATCACTTCTTGGAAGGGCTATATAATTTATTTCAACAGAAGGTCTCCTCTAAAAAGATCACCTTAAAGTTTCAGTTTTCTAAAACTGTTCCTCAATATATTCAGGCTGACATCAAAAAGCTTCGGCAGGTGCTGATTAATTTACTGGGGAATGCCATTAAATTTACGAATGAAGGTCAGGTTGATCTAAAAGTATCAAGTCGCATTTATATTAATGATTCTTACTCTGTAAATGTTCAGGAGCCTACCTGTTTATTAACCTTCTCAGTAGAGGATACAGGGCCTGGTGTATCAGAAGAGGATCAAGAGAAAATTTTTCATCCTTTTTACCAAACTGAGTATGGGAAACAGTCCCATCAAGGTGTACATGGAACAGGCTTAGGATTGTCAATTAGCCGTCAATTTGTCAATTTAATGGGGGGGGAATTATCCGTATCAAGTCAGCTTCATGAGGGAGCAACCTTTTCTTTTTCTATTCCCGTCAAGGTGAGTACTGCCAGTGCATTGGTACCTACCCTTGAACAGCGCGTTCTCCAGGTTCACCCTCATCAACCGATATTTCGTATCTTGGTGGTGGAAGATCATGCGGATAATCGATGCTTGTTAGTCACATTGCTAGCAACCATTGGTTTTTTGGTGAAATCTGCACAAAATGGCCAAGAGGCGTTGGAAGTCTGCCAAGAGTGGCGCCCGCATTTGGTTTGGATGGATATTAAGATGCCTTTGATGGATGGTCTTGAGGCAACTCAAAGGATTAGGGCAATGCCTCAAATCCCACAGCCAGTGATTATTGCTTTGACGGCCAATGCCTTTGATGAGGATAAAGAACGAGCGCTGACTTGTGGATGTGATGATTTTCTCCATAAACCCTGTAATGAGACGATTATTTTAGAGAAAATGACACAGCATTTGGGGGTGAAGTATTTGTATGAAGAATTGACTCCTCCGTTAACCCATTGTGACTCTCTGTCCCTGCCTAAACGGAACGATCTGAAGGCGCAGTTACTTGAAGTGATGTCTCAGTCATGGCTGACTCAACTGCAGAGCAGAGCCATTAGTTTAGATACGGATGGAATTTTTGACTTGCTAGAAGATATTTCACCTGAATATGAACATCTAAAAAATCTGTTGGCCTCTCTGGCCAATAATTATCGATGTGATGTAATCCTCGAGTTGACCCAGCAATAA
- a CDS encoding universal stress protein, which yields MFKTILFPIDQSRASQDAAEKVAEIVKFCNSKLVILSVQPDAENAPENDTPANQAIDQLLQNAKIAFSDWGIAAEIIKQAGRPAFCICDYADEINADLIVMGCRGVGLTEEGASESVSNRVINLAPCPVMVIP from the coding sequence ATGTTTAAGACGATTTTGTTTCCAATTGATCAAAGTCGAGCTTCTCAGGATGCTGCTGAGAAGGTGGCCGAAATCGTTAAATTCTGCAATAGCAAACTCGTCATCCTGTCAGTGCAACCAGATGCCGAGAACGCTCCCGAAAACGATACCCCTGCCAACCAAGCGATTGACCAACTTCTCCAAAATGCAAAAATCGCTTTTTCAGACTGGGGTATTGCCGCCGAAATCATAAAACAGGCAGGAAGACCTGCCTTCTGCATTTGTGATTATGCCGATGAGATCAATGCAGATTTAATAGTTATGGGCTGCCGAGGCGTTGGCCTTACTGAAGAAGGAGCATCAGAAAGCGTCAGTAATCGAGTCATCAATTTAGCCCCTTGCCCTGTCATGGTTATTCCTTAG